A genomic segment from Phragmites australis chromosome 6, lpPhrAust1.1, whole genome shotgun sequence encodes:
- the LOC133921493 gene encoding protein RGF1 INDUCIBLE TRANSCRIPTION FACTOR 1-like has translation MAIDHASPLGLKSRGAMGGGERDDEVENQGWPPWLKPLLSTSFFVQCMIHADAHKSECNMYCLDCMNGALCSLCLAHHSDHHAIQIRRSSYHDVIRVSEIQKVLDITGVQTYIINSARVVFLNERPQPRPGKGVTNTCEVCERSLLDCFRFCSLGCKIVGTSRGYLPRKKYGGGGGGNKKKRAALKVVRSDSEESCTSTSDKSSVVQSFSLSTPSPTSAGYRPGNKRRKGVPHRSPFGSLIVEF, from the exons ATGGCTATCGATCACGCGTCCCCTCTCGGACTGAAGAGCAGAGGCGCCATG GGAGGAGGTGAGCGCGACGACGAGGTGGAGAACCAGGGGTGGCCGCCGTGGCTGAAGCCGCTGCTGTCCACGAGCTTCTTCGTGCAATGCATGATCCACGCCGACGCGCACAAGAGCGAGTGCAACATGTACTGCCTCGACTGCATGAACGGCGCGCTCTGCTCCCTCTGCCTCGCCCACCACAGCGACCACCACGCCATTCAG ATACGGAGGTCGTCGTACCACGACGTGATCCGGGTGTCGGAGATACAGAAGGTGCTGGACATCACCGGCGTGCAGACGTATATCATCAACAGCGCGCGCGTGGTGTTCCTCAACGAGAGGCCGCAGCCCCGCCCCGGCAAGGGCGTCACCAACACCTGCGAGGTCTGCGAGCGCAGCCTTCTCGACTGCTTCCGCTTCTGCTCCCTCGGATGCAAG ATTGTCGGTACGTCCCGTGGCTATCTCCCCAGGAAGAAgtacggtggcggcggcggcggtaacaagaagaagagggcGGCGCTCAAAGTCGTGCGTTCGGACTCGGAGGAGTCTTGCACCAGCACCAGCGACAAGAGCAGCGTCGTCCAGAGCTTCTCGCTGTCGACTCCGTCGCCGACCTCCGCCGGCTACCGCCCCGGAAACAAGCGCCGCAAGGGCGTCCCGCACCGGTCGCCCTTCGGCAGCCTCATCGTTGAGTTCTAA